In one Fodinicola acaciae genomic region, the following are encoded:
- a CDS encoding class I SAM-dependent methyltransferase: MTSVRTAAIWRGLQAELDRRAADGPLRIVDAGGGSGGFAVPLACQGHLVSVVDPSPNALATLSRRAADAEVADRITAVQGDAATLAAVVGDEVADIVLCHSVLEHVDDPAGSVAAIRAVLRKGGLASVVVANRAAAVLAKAIAGHLDLAAAALADPDGRFPGGDTALRRYDPAGVVALLTGSGLTVEQVHGVRVLADLLDGTGQSTDAEHPSDDLLSLELTLSDRLPYRDFATQLHLLARR, from the coding sequence GTGACCTCGGTACGCACCGCCGCGATCTGGCGCGGCCTGCAGGCGGAGCTCGACCGCCGAGCCGCCGACGGACCGCTGCGGATCGTCGACGCCGGCGGCGGCAGCGGCGGGTTCGCGGTGCCGTTGGCCTGCCAGGGCCACCTGGTGAGCGTGGTCGACCCGAGCCCCAACGCGCTGGCCACGCTGAGCCGGCGCGCTGCCGACGCCGAGGTGGCCGACCGGATCACCGCGGTGCAGGGCGACGCCGCCACGCTGGCCGCGGTGGTCGGCGACGAGGTGGCCGACATCGTGCTGTGCCACAGCGTGCTGGAACACGTCGACGACCCGGCCGGCTCGGTCGCCGCGATCCGCGCAGTGCTGCGAAAAGGCGGCCTGGCCAGCGTGGTGGTGGCCAACCGGGCGGCGGCCGTGCTGGCCAAGGCGATCGCCGGTCACCTCGACCTGGCGGCCGCGGCGCTGGCGGATCCGGACGGCCGGTTTCCCGGCGGCGACACGGCTTTGCGGCGATACGACCCGGCCGGTGTCGTCGCGCTGCTCACCGGCTCCGGCCTGACCGTCGAGCAGGTGCACGGCGTACGCGTGCTGGCCGACCTGCTGGACGGCACCGGCCAGTCAACCGACGCCGAGCATCCCTCCGACGATCTGCTCAGCCTGGAGCTGACGCTCTCCGACCGGCTGCCCTATCGCGATTTCGCGACGCAGCTCCACCTGCTGGCCAGGAGGTAA
- a CDS encoding DNA polymerase Y family protein → MAVRTLVLWCPDWPVIAAMAADGVPTHQPAAVLVGNRVVACSAPARVDGVRRGLRRREAQARCPELAVLAADPERDAREFEPIVRAAEELAPGVEVVRPGLVSVAARGPSGYYGGDQVAAQRLVEQVAAETGVEAQAGIADGLFAATLAARRGLVVEPGESAGFLAPLDIGELAVGWDAGPAGRQAAARSHRAVAESLEEYVQLFRRLGLRTLGGFAALPASDVASRFGVEGERMHRLARGVDPYPPAARRPPADLTVTLEPEDPIERVDVAAFVARQLAGRFHRVLAAHGVACTRLVIEAHTEHGEQLSRTWRHDGVLTVGDVADRVRWQLDGWLTAVARGGAVDTPTAGISMLRLVPDEVVDHSGLQAGLWGDVGERDERAHRALTHVQGMLGPEAVLTPVLGGGRGPADRVRLVPWRDDREPALPAEPPWPGRLPSPSPTVLPAEPMPAAVRDAAGKPVTLSGRHELSAPPHWVTIGDRPPRGVLAWAGPWPVDERWWDQVTANRRARFQIVLADDTARRDRLAATAFLLSLENSTWTVEGIYD, encoded by the coding sequence ATGGCCGTGCGCACGTTGGTGCTGTGGTGTCCGGACTGGCCGGTCATCGCCGCGATGGCGGCCGACGGCGTGCCGACCCACCAGCCGGCCGCGGTGTTGGTCGGCAACCGGGTCGTCGCCTGCTCCGCGCCGGCGCGCGTCGACGGCGTACGCCGCGGCCTGCGCCGCCGCGAGGCGCAGGCACGCTGTCCAGAGCTGGCCGTGCTGGCCGCCGACCCGGAGCGCGACGCGCGTGAGTTCGAGCCGATCGTACGGGCCGCCGAGGAGCTGGCGCCAGGCGTCGAGGTGGTGCGTCCCGGCCTGGTCTCGGTGGCCGCCCGCGGTCCGTCCGGTTACTACGGCGGCGACCAGGTGGCCGCGCAGCGGCTGGTCGAGCAGGTGGCCGCGGAGACCGGCGTGGAGGCGCAGGCCGGCATCGCCGACGGCCTGTTCGCCGCGACCTTGGCGGCTCGGCGCGGCCTGGTGGTCGAGCCCGGCGAGTCGGCGGGTTTCCTTGCTCCGCTGGACATCGGCGAGCTGGCGGTCGGCTGGGACGCCGGCCCGGCCGGCCGGCAGGCGGCCGCGCGCAGCCATCGGGCGGTGGCCGAGTCGCTGGAGGAGTACGTGCAGCTGTTCCGCCGGCTCGGCCTGCGTACGCTCGGCGGCTTCGCCGCGCTGCCGGCAAGCGACGTGGCGTCTCGGTTTGGCGTCGAAGGCGAGCGGATGCACCGGCTGGCCCGCGGCGTCGACCCGTATCCACCGGCCGCGCGCCGGCCGCCGGCCGACCTGACCGTCACGCTGGAGCCGGAGGACCCGATCGAGCGGGTGGATGTCGCGGCGTTCGTGGCGCGGCAGCTGGCCGGCCGGTTCCACCGCGTGCTGGCGGCGCACGGCGTGGCGTGTACGCGGCTGGTCATCGAGGCGCACACCGAGCACGGCGAGCAGCTGTCCCGCACCTGGCGCCACGACGGCGTGTTGACCGTCGGCGACGTGGCCGACCGAGTCCGCTGGCAGCTCGACGGCTGGCTGACCGCGGTCGCGCGCGGCGGCGCGGTGGACACGCCGACCGCCGGCATCAGCATGCTCCGGCTGGTGCCGGACGAGGTGGTCGACCACTCCGGCCTGCAGGCGGGGTTGTGGGGTGACGTCGGTGAGCGTGACGAGCGCGCGCACCGCGCGTTGACGCACGTACAAGGCATGCTCGGACCGGAGGCGGTGCTCACACCGGTGCTCGGCGGCGGCCGCGGGCCGGCCGACCGCGTACGGCTGGTGCCGTGGCGCGACGACCGCGAGCCGGCGCTGCCGGCCGAGCCGCCATGGCCAGGCCGGCTGCCGAGTCCGTCCCCGACGGTGCTGCCGGCCGAGCCGATGCCGGCGGCCGTACGCGACGCGGCCGGCAAACCGGTGACGCTGTCCGGCCGCCACGAGCTCAGCGCGCCGCCGCACTGGGTCACGATTGGCGACCGGCCACCGCGTGGCGTGCTCGCCTGGGCCGGTCCGTGGCCGGTCGACGAGCGCTGGTGGGACCAGGTGACCGCCAACCGCCGCGCGCGTTTCCAGATCGTCCTCGCCGACGACACCGCTCGTCGCGACCGGCTGGCCGCCACCGCTTTCCTGCTGTCGCTGGAAAACAGCACCTGGACCGTCGAAGGCATCTACGACTGA
- a CDS encoding aminoglycoside phosphotransferase family protein, translating into MIDLPDDYVDGVRVLLRDQADGWLAELPGQIKRFVDEWQLTPATGVMHGMCAIVLPVTTTDGAEAVLKVGITGPDNLPEAEALRLWDGRGAVRLLRTDPLVDGKRGVDHNGDWFGTNALLLERLDNSRMLEDVEHETGAAIIGRLLRRLAVRVEDSVVLVRQNDTAARWTTELPERWDRLGRPFDRRLLDLAVDTCQQLTVTEPVVVHGDLHQMNVLASSREPWLAIDPKGVAGEPEFDVEPALRNCWDALVETGDLRRALLRRLAIIVEAGELDGERARLWSQARAVDNVLWAYNDQDPEFFSNALEIATTLS; encoded by the coding sequence GTGATCGATCTGCCGGACGACTACGTTGACGGCGTACGCGTGCTGCTGCGCGACCAGGCGGACGGCTGGCTCGCCGAGTTGCCCGGCCAGATCAAGCGGTTCGTGGACGAATGGCAGCTGACACCGGCGACCGGCGTGATGCACGGCATGTGCGCGATCGTGCTGCCGGTGACGACCACCGACGGCGCCGAGGCGGTGCTGAAGGTCGGCATCACCGGGCCGGACAACCTGCCAGAGGCCGAGGCGCTGCGGCTATGGGACGGACGCGGCGCCGTACGGCTGCTGCGGACCGATCCGCTGGTCGACGGCAAACGCGGTGTCGACCACAACGGTGACTGGTTTGGCACCAACGCGCTTTTGTTGGAGCGGCTGGACAACTCGCGGATGCTGGAGGATGTCGAGCACGAGACCGGCGCGGCGATCATCGGCCGGTTGCTGCGGCGGCTGGCCGTACGCGTCGAGGACTCGGTCGTGCTGGTGCGGCAGAACGACACCGCGGCTCGCTGGACGACCGAGCTGCCCGAGCGCTGGGACCGGCTCGGCCGGCCCTTCGACCGCCGGCTGCTCGATCTGGCCGTCGACACCTGCCAGCAGCTCACCGTGACCGAGCCGGTCGTCGTACACGGTGACCTGCACCAGATGAACGTACTGGCCAGCTCTCGTGAGCCGTGGCTCGCGATCGACCCGAAAGGCGTCGCCGGCGAGCCGGAGTTCGACGTCGAGCCGGCGCTGCGCAACTGCTGGGACGCTCTGGTGGAGACCGGTGACCTGCGGCGCGCTCTGCTGCGGCGGCTGGCCATCATCGTCGAGGCCGGTGAGCTCGACGGCGAACGCGCGCGACTGTGGTCGCAGGCACGCGCCGTCGACAACGTCCTGTGGGCGTACAACGACCAGGACCCGGAGTTTTTCAGCAACGCCTTGGAGATCGCCACCACCCTGTCCTGA
- a CDS encoding error-prone DNA polymerase: MGWNNPDVPWQQLNRALSWKSPEQAGQHGDGGDAPGWSRHREPERPERPPVPEQTGDPVPYAELHCHSNFSFLDGASQPEQIVAAAAALRLSAVAITDHDGMYGVVRFSQAAKEVNVPTIFGSELSLGLTERQNGVADPEGSHLLVIARSPEGYRRLSRGISSALLASGEKGRPDYRLDALAAMSRDHWLVLTGCRKGTVRQAIAAQSTAAGAWDAGLAELTKLVKLFGRGNVAVELIDHGNPTDSETNDLLAELAAAAKLPTVATGNVHYAIPQQRRLATALAAVRARRSLDEMDGWLPAAATAHLRSGAEMDRLFARYPGAVARAAEFGMACAFDLSLVEPELPPREVPAGHTEASYLRELAYAGWRERFGGKPHFDRAKEKIDYELEVIESLNFPGYFLIVKEIVDFCAKEGILVQGRGSAANSAVCFALGITAVDAVHHRLLFERFLAPERDGYPDIDLDIQSDRREEVIQHVYRKYGRQRAAQVANVISYRPKNAVRDIAKAFGYSPGQQDAWSKQIDHWGPLPADSDIPAPVIAMANELLKFPRHLGIHSGGMVLCDRPVSEVVPVEWASMENRTVVQWDKDDCADARLVKFDLLGLGMLTALSEVMRLVRTHHGEDHPMHTLDETDPRVYDMLCSADAVGVFQVESRAQLATLPRLRPRNFYDLVVEVALIRPGPIQGGSVHPYLRRRSGKETITYPHKKLQAALERTLGVPLFQEQLMQMAITIGNFDGADADRLRRAMGSKRSEERMQELKGKLYAGMADNGITGTAADDIYQKLEAFSHFGFPESHAFSFAKLVYASAYFKLYFPAAFCAALLNAQPMGFYSPQSLIADARRHSVTIRGVDINASLAKAKLEPVDPTRYADGVGPVQAVRLGIESVRTVGKELAQRIEDERLKNGPYADMPDVARRVGLTVRQAEALATAGAFGCFGLTKREALWVAGAAAQERADRLPIAVGARPPMLPGMADVEEAMAEVWATGMSAGSYPTEFAREYLDSLGVLAVDRLSTVDNGRRVRVAGVVTHRQRPATAGGITFMNLEDETGMVNVVCSPGLWAAYRRVAHVSPALLVFGKLERVDAVVNVVAYRLERLQLRIATTSRNFR, encoded by the coding sequence ATGGGGTGGAACAACCCGGACGTGCCGTGGCAGCAGCTCAACCGCGCGCTGTCCTGGAAGTCGCCGGAGCAGGCCGGGCAGCACGGCGACGGCGGCGACGCGCCGGGCTGGAGCCGGCACCGCGAGCCGGAAAGGCCAGAGCGGCCGCCGGTGCCGGAACAGACCGGCGACCCCGTCCCGTACGCCGAGCTGCACTGCCACTCCAACTTCAGTTTCCTCGACGGCGCCAGCCAGCCGGAGCAGATCGTGGCCGCCGCGGCGGCGCTGCGGCTGTCCGCGGTGGCCATCACCGACCACGACGGCATGTACGGCGTCGTACGTTTTTCCCAGGCCGCCAAGGAAGTCAACGTGCCGACCATCTTCGGCTCGGAGCTCAGCCTCGGCCTGACCGAGCGGCAGAACGGCGTCGCCGATCCGGAAGGCAGCCACCTGCTGGTGATCGCGCGCAGCCCGGAAGGCTATCGCCGGCTGTCCCGGGGGATCAGCTCGGCATTGCTGGCCAGCGGCGAGAAAGGGCGGCCGGACTACCGGTTGGACGCGCTCGCGGCGATGTCGCGCGACCACTGGCTGGTGCTGACCGGCTGCCGGAAGGGGACCGTACGGCAGGCCATCGCGGCGCAGAGCACGGCGGCCGGTGCCTGGGACGCCGGGTTGGCCGAGCTGACCAAGCTGGTCAAACTGTTCGGCCGTGGCAACGTCGCGGTCGAGCTGATCGACCACGGCAATCCGACCGACAGCGAGACCAACGACCTGCTCGCCGAGCTGGCCGCGGCGGCGAAACTTCCCACCGTGGCAACGGGAAACGTGCATTACGCGATCCCGCAGCAGCGCCGGCTGGCGACCGCGCTCGCGGCCGTACGGGCCCGCCGGAGCCTGGACGAGATGGACGGCTGGCTGCCGGCCGCGGCGACCGCGCACCTGCGCTCCGGCGCCGAGATGGACAGGTTGTTCGCGCGCTATCCCGGCGCGGTGGCCAGAGCCGCCGAGTTTGGCATGGCGTGTGCCTTCGATCTTTCCCTGGTGGAGCCGGAGCTGCCGCCGCGGGAGGTGCCGGCCGGTCACACCGAGGCCAGCTATCTGCGCGAGCTGGCCTACGCCGGGTGGCGCGAGCGGTTCGGCGGCAAGCCGCATTTCGACCGGGCGAAGGAAAAGATCGACTACGAGCTGGAGGTCATCGAAAGCCTCAACTTCCCCGGCTATTTCCTGATCGTCAAGGAGATCGTGGATTTCTGCGCCAAGGAAGGGATCCTGGTGCAGGGCCGCGGTTCGGCGGCCAACTCCGCGGTCTGCTTCGCGCTGGGGATCACCGCGGTCGACGCCGTACACCACCGCCTGCTGTTCGAGCGCTTCCTGGCGCCGGAGCGGGACGGCTATCCGGACATCGACCTGGACATCCAGTCCGACCGCCGCGAGGAGGTCATCCAGCACGTCTATCGCAAATACGGCCGGCAGCGCGCGGCGCAGGTGGCCAACGTCATCTCCTACCGGCCGAAAAACGCCGTACGCGACATCGCCAAGGCTTTTGGTTATTCGCCAGGACAACAGGACGCGTGGAGCAAGCAGATCGACCACTGGGGACCGCTGCCGGCCGACAGTGACATCCCCGCGCCGGTCATCGCCATGGCCAACGAGCTGCTGAAGTTTCCCCGCCATCTGGGCATCCATTCCGGCGGCATGGTGCTGTGCGACCGGCCGGTGAGCGAGGTGGTGCCGGTGGAGTGGGCCAGCATGGAAAACCGCACCGTCGTGCAGTGGGACAAGGACGACTGCGCCGATGCGCGGCTGGTGAAGTTTGACCTGCTCGGACTCGGGATGCTGACCGCGCTGAGCGAGGTGATGCGGCTGGTACGGACCCATCACGGCGAGGACCACCCGATGCACACGCTGGACGAGACCGACCCGCGGGTCTACGACATGCTGTGCTCGGCAGACGCGGTCGGGGTTTTCCAGGTGGAGAGCCGCGCGCAGCTGGCCACGCTGCCCCGGCTGCGGCCACGCAACTTCTATGACCTGGTGGTCGAGGTCGCGCTGATCCGGCCGGGGCCGATCCAGGGTGGCTCGGTGCATCCGTATCTGCGCCGCCGCAGCGGCAAGGAGACAATCACCTACCCGCACAAGAAACTTCAGGCCGCGTTGGAGCGTACGCTCGGCGTGCCGCTCTTCCAGGAACAGCTGATGCAGATGGCGATCACCATCGGCAACTTCGACGGCGCCGACGCCGACCGGCTGCGCCGCGCGATGGGATCCAAGCGCTCCGAGGAGCGAATGCAAGAGCTCAAAGGAAAACTCTACGCGGGGATGGCCGACAACGGCATCACCGGCACCGCCGCCGACGATATCTACCAGAAACTGGAGGCATTCTCGCACTTCGGCTTTCCGGAGAGCCACGCGTTCAGCTTCGCCAAGCTGGTCTATGCCAGCGCCTATTTCAAACTCTATTTTCCGGCGGCGTTCTGCGCCGCGCTGCTCAACGCGCAGCCGATGGGCTTCTACTCGCCGCAGTCGCTGATCGCCGACGCCCGCCGGCACAGCGTGACGATCCGCGGCGTGGACATCAACGCCTCACTGGCCAAGGCGAAACTCGAGCCGGTCGACCCGACCAGATACGCCGACGGCGTCGGCCCGGTGCAGGCCGTCCGGCTCGGCATCGAGTCGGTGCGCACGGTCGGCAAGGAGCTGGCACAGCGGATCGAGGACGAGCGGCTGAAGAACGGACCGTACGCGGACATGCCGGACGTGGCCCGCCGGGTCGGCCTGACCGTACGACAGGCCGAGGCACTGGCCACCGCCGGCGCCTTCGGCTGTTTCGGCCTGACCAAACGAGAAGCGCTGTGGGTCGCCGGCGCCGCCGCGCAGGAACGCGCCGACCGGCTGCCGATCGCGGTCGGCGCCAGGCCGCCGATGCTGCCGGGCATGGCCGACGTGGAGGAGGCGATGGCCGAGGTGTGGGCCACCGGCATGTCCGCCGGCAGCTATCCGACCGAGTTCGCCAGGGAATACCTTGACTCCCTCGGCGTACTGGCGGTCGACCGACTGTCCACAGTGGACAACGGTCGGCGCGTACGAGTCGCCGGCGTGGTGACCCACCGGCAACGACCGGCCACTGCCGGCGGCATCACCTTCATGAACCTGGAGGACGAGACCGGCATGGTCAACGTGGTGTGCTCACCGGGCCTGTGGGCCGCCTACCGGCGGGTTGCACACGTGAGCCCCGCGCTGCTGGTCTTCGGCAAGTTGGAGAGGGTGGACGCGGTGGTCAACGTGGTCGCCTACCGACTGGAACGTTTGCAGCTGCGGATCGCGACCACCTCTCGGAACTTCCGTTAA